Proteins from a genomic interval of Rosa chinensis cultivar Old Blush chromosome 2, RchiOBHm-V2, whole genome shotgun sequence:
- the LOC112183973 gene encoding disease resistance RPP13-like protein 4, giving the protein MANSEVALGLEVELADRPEEISQDQRKLSAEAIFDKSEAMANIRRSYGDLRGTELKVCLLSFSIFPEGSEIRKRPLIYWWIGEGFITATKEKTAEEIGEDIFAKLLRKDLIQPAPGESNCELLVKNCCVHPWIRRMLISLAREARLFDFDPRWPMMPSDSIWTCRRSCLVSKEDKSITPQGDDQWKQNLLTVFNVNVQYLDLKQEWLDKLKRVEVLHFGRWQSSPKYHIEVDQKTFDGSQAVSFLNGLGAQKHLKYLSLRGISRISELPASIRSLISLEILDLRACHDLERLPSDISSLKKLTHLDVSECYLLEGVPKGLHKLSSLQVLKGFLIGSQEKTPTKLGELATLKKLRRLSIHIGNGAAIQAGEFEKLKVMSSLRYLKVSWGVVSKNLTEGIEDEPSKFLFPENLEKLDLQGFPLSDAPEGLKPSKLKNLKKLYIRGGELKSLVHGENEQWKVEIFRLEYLKKFIYSEEEVKRIFPHRKYWTVKNLSEAEG; this is encoded by the coding sequence ATGGCAAATTCCGAGGTGGCGTTGGGTCTCGAGGTGGAGTTGGCTGATCGACCTGAGGAAATATCACAAGATCAGCGGAAACTGAGCGCGGAGGCAATTTTCGATAAAAGTGAGGCCATGGCCAACATAAGGAGGAGTTATGGAGATCTTCGGGGCACGGAATTGAAGGTCTGTCTACTTTCTTTCTCAATCTTCCCTGAGGGTTCTGAGATAAGAAAGAGGCCTCTAATTTACTGGTGGATCGGCGAGGGCTTCATCACGGCTACCAAAGAGAAGACAGCAGAGGAGATAGGAGAAGACATCTTTGCAAAACTCTTGAGAAAGGACTTGATTCAACCAGCTCCAGGTGAGTCCAACTGTGAATTACTTGTCAAAAATTGTTGTGTTCACCCTTGGATTCGTCGTATGTTGATCTCCTTGGCTAGAGAGGCTAGGCTGTTCGACTTCGATCCCAGATGGCCAATGATGCCATCTGATTCTATATGGACTTGTAGGCGTTCATGTTTAGTTTCTAAGGAGGATAAGTCAATAACTCCTCAGGGTGATGATCAATGGAAACAAAATCTATTGACAGTATTCAATGTAAACGTTCAATATCTTGATTTGAAACAAGAATGGCTCGACAAGTTGAAGAGGGTTGAAGTTCTTCACTTTGGACGGTGGCAGAGCTCCCCCAAATATCACATTGAGGTGGATCAGAAAACATTTGATGGTTCACAAGCTGTATCGTTTCTAAATGGTTTGGGAGCTCAGAAGCACTTGAAGTATCTTAGCCTCAGAGGAATATCAAGAATTAGCGAACTTCCTGCTTCTATTCGTAGTCTTATCAGCCTTGAAATTCTTGATCTGAGAGCATGCCATGACTTGGAGAGGTTGCCTTCAGACATCTCATCATTGAAGAAGCTCACGCATTTGGATGTATCAGAGTGTTACTTACTagaaggcgtgcccaaagggcTTCACAAACTTTCTTCCTTGCAAGTACTTAAAGGTTTTCTGATAGGATCACAGGAAAAAACTCCCACCAAACTTGGTGAACTTGCGACATTGAAGAAGCTAAGGAGGCTTAGCATACACATTGGGAATGGGGCTGCAATTCAAGCAGGGGAGTTTGAAAAGTTGAAAGTTATGTCATCTCTTCGCTACCTGAAAGTATCATGGGGAGTGGTTTCTAAAAATTTGACAGAGGGTATTGAAGATGAGCCCTCGAAATTCTTGTTTCCAGAGAATTTAGAAAAATTGGATCTTCAAGGGTTTCCCCTGTCAGATGCACCAGAAGGGTTGAAGCCTAGCAAACTGAAAAATTTAAAGAAGCTCTATATAAGGGGTGGGGAACTTAAGAGCTTGGTTCATGGGGAAAATGAGCAGTGGAAAGTGGAAATCTTCCGTCTCGAGTACTTGAAGAAGTTCATATACTcagaagaagaagtgaagagaATTTTTCCTCATCGGAAGTACTGGACAGTGAAGAACCTCAGTGAAGCTGAAGGCTAG